One region of Thunnus albacares chromosome 20, fThuAlb1.1, whole genome shotgun sequence genomic DNA includes:
- the LOC122971399 gene encoding G protein-activated inward rectifier potassium channel 1-like, whose protein sequence is MSALRRKFGEDYQVVNTNRGMTFSAPVKRKRQRFVEKNGRCNVQHGNLGGETSRYISDLFTTLVDLKWRWNLLIFILTYTVAWLVMASMWWVIAYIRGDLSHGGHDSSYTPCVANVYNFPSAFLFFIETEATIGYGYRYITEKCPEGIILFLFQSLLGSIVDAFLIGCMFIKMSQPKKRAETLMFSQDAVISQRDGKLCLMFRVGNLRNSHMVSAQIRCKLIKSRQTPEGEFLPLDQCELDVGFGTGADQLFLVSPLTICHEINTKSPFFDLSQRSLMNEQFEIVVILEGIVETTGMTCQARTSYTEDEVLWGHRFLPVMSLEEGFFRVDYSQFHNTFEVPTPPYSVKEQEEKSSLTSPSSLPVAPTPSSPLLGNGGRGGRRERLLSADCAEHVEDQASRLPRKLQRMSSTKEEHLWRGLKTGPALPGGKASSTGDLPLSIQRLRSSSIPAARQGQLEEQVQLLSLDGDIEESELEKHRLPGAISTISAPTPTPVQIPFVGGRPEDSLPPKLRRMNADR, encoded by the exons ATGTCAGCTTTACGGAGGAAATTTGGCGAGGACTACCAGGTGGTAAACACCAATCGGGGTATGACTTTTTCCGCACCGGTGAAGAGAAAGAGGCAGCGGTTTGTGGAGAAGAACGGTCGCTGCAATGTCCAGCACGGTAACCTTGGCGGGGAGACCAGCCGGTACATCTCCGATCTGTTCACCACGCTGGTGGATCTCAAGTGGCGCTGGAACCtactcatcttcatcctcactTACACAGTTGCATGGCTGGTCATGGCTTCAATGTGGTGGGTCATCGCTTACATCCGCGGCGACCTGAGCCACGGCGGCCACGACTCGTCCTACACTCCGTGCGTCGCCAACGTGTACAACTTTCCCTCCGCGTTCCTGTTTTTCATCGAGACGGAGGCGACCATCGGTTACGGCTACCGCTACATCACGGAGAAGTGCCCCGAAGGtatcatcctcttcctcttccagtCGCTGTTGGGGTCCATCGTGGACGCCTTTCTCATCGGCTGTATGTTCATCAAGATGTCGCAGCCGAAGAAGCGCGCGGAGACGCTGATGTTCAGCCAGGACGCGGTCATTTCCCAGCGGGACGGGAAGTTGTGCCTCATGTTCCGAGTGGGGAACCTGCGGAACAGCCATATGGTGTCCGCGCAGATCAGGTGCAAACTCATCAAG tctCGGCAGACCCCAGAAGGTGAGTTCCTGCCTCTGGACCAGTGTGAGCTGGATGTGGGTTTTGGTACAGGAGCGGACCAACTCTTCTTAGTGTCGCCCCTTACCATCTGCCACGAGATCAACACCAAGAGCCCGTTCTTCGATCTGTCGCAGCGCTCACTCATGAACGAGCAGTTTGAGATTGTTGTCATCCTAGAAGGCATCGTGGAGACAACTG GTATGACATGCCAGGCCCGGACATCTTACACTGAAGATGAAGTCCTGTGGGGCCATCGTTTCCTTCCCGTCATGTCACTGGAAGAAGGCTTCTTCAGAGTTGACTACTCCCAGTTTCACAATACCTTTGAGGTCCCTACGCCTCCTTACAGTGtcaaagagcaggaggagaagtcCTCGCTGACGTCGCCCAGCTCTCTACCTGTTGCACCCACCCCCTCATCCCCTCTGCTTGGTAACGGTGGCCGCGGAGGCCGCAGGGAAAGGCTCCTGTCAGCTGACTGTGCAGAACACGTCGAGGATCAAGCCTCCAGGCTGCCCCGCAAACTCCAGCGCATGAGTTCCACCAAGGAAGAGCACCTGTGGAGGGGGCTGAAGACGGGGCCAGCCTTGCCTGGGGGGAAGGCTTCTAGCACAGGAGACCTGCCCCTTAGCATTCAGAGGCTGAGGTCCAGCTCCATCCCTGCTGCTAGGCAAGGACAGCTGGAGGAGCAGGTCCAGCTGTTGTCCTTGGATGGAGATATTGAGGAGAGTGAGCTGGAGAAACACAGACTGCCAGGAGCCATTAGCACCATCTCTGCTCCAACCCCAACACCAGTCCAGATCCCCTTTGTAGGGGGTCGACCAGAGGACAGCCTGCCCCCCAAGTTGCGCAGAATGAATGCAGACCGCTGA
- the znf281b gene encoding zinc finger protein 281b isoform X2: protein MSIIQDKLGNEFLRNGGMDPNFAPGMLMFSHLPPVTSFTRLASQSVMGELPQEMILKKERDSPPEHQGTTAANTGGFLHSMGIKQERLSELDYRMPLYGGGGGVGVNCAGGGAGKSGTDMPDMSFGNHHQNHQNMLLHDLSLSNVRSLGEPMSGRSGKEPKESSGRRGRRSNGDGQGGKARRKRNDAAKAMMLDADGACLSPNSKPHICEHCNAAFRSSYHLRRHVLIHTGERPFRCSQCNMSFIQKYLLQRHEKIHSGEKPFSCDQCNMRFIQKYHMERHKRTHSGEKPYRCDTCQQFFSRTDRLLKHKRTCGEAIKKGLDPNMLELSEAELGQGSYSLTQGNSTTSGRKRAKSKNGEGGERKRKKNASASVAAASSSGGMARDLGLQDFSMEHPSGSGPTMQGRTPKLVFKKAGRKGLDKGLLSLEDSADGQKLLGQKAGSMDHVESSGLDNMGLLQVAGGNKQGPTTSSNYDDAMQFVKKRRYLHAVNNDYGASSLHMASQGSSVIQGSLGPEPTLAMLDSSPLELKHDKSGIPDEVLQSLLDHYSHKPEGTHHHDVTFDLSDHPHHVDLQPAAPVTPELEDDSPNGGDKTAVMSEYSKFLLQALERTSHSGPFPSLGPTGPFPLLSSSSSPTGPLFSDKHGYTTSPLDCGYPPAVSSPLPIAAPSSTSSSSSSKSHYGMLVGSPSQAGYHLTLESTSHQQLTPSQELTEQLEKQHSPGAFNLPPQDLTASAEGPKGQQPKAGGSTAPTNGSSYPDLSPLNPPKEPTYQIENFAQAFGSQFKSGRRTPLSYGSDPGAEVDHRIRTPVSEFSGYTSLLADVSEPVSTGSKTPTSQSFR, encoded by the exons ATGAGTATTATTCAAGACAAATTAGGCAATGAGTTTTTGCGCAACGGTGGCATGGACCCCAATTTTGCACCAGGTATGCTTATGTTCAGCCACCTGCCGCCAGTCACCAGCTTTACACGGCTGGCCTCCCAGTCTGTTATGGGCGAGCTTCCCCAGGAGATGATCCTGAAGAAAGAACGTGACTCGCCCCCAGAACACCAGGGCACAACTGCTGCGAACACTGGGGGCTTCCTCCACAGCATGGGCATTAAGCAGGAGCGGCTAAGCGAGCTGGATTACCGAATGCCCCTCTATGGCGGAGGTGGAGGAGTAGGGGTGAACTGTGCTGGAGGGGGCGCGGGGAAGAGTGGCACTGACATGCCGGACATGTCTTTCGGCAACCACCACCAAAATCACCAGAACATGCTCCTGCATGATCTCAGCCTCAGCAACGTCCGTTCCCTTGGTGAACCG ATGTCTGGAAGATCGGGTAAAGAGCCAAAAGAGTCCTCAGGTAGAAGAGGGCGTAGGAGCAATGGAGATGGACAGGGAGGCAAAGCCAGAAGGAAACGCAACGATGCTGCAAAG GCCATGATGTTGGATGCAGATGGAGCCTGCCTGTCCCCCAACTCAAAACCACATATCTGTGAGCACTGTAATGCTGCCTTCCGCAGCTCCTACCACTTGCGCCGACATGTGCTCATACACACAG GTGAGAGGCCTTTCCGGTGCAGTCAGTGTAACATGAGCTTCATTCAGAAGTACCTGCTCCAGCGGCATGAGAAGATCCACAGCG GGGAGAAACCTTTTAGCTGTGACCAGTGTAACATGCGCTTTATCCAGAAGTACCATATGGAGCGGCACAAAAGGACACACAGCGGCGAGAAGCCATATCGCTGCGATACATGCCAACAA TTTTTCTCAAGAACAGACCGGTTACTGAAGCACAAACGGACTTGTGGAGAAGCCATAAAGAAGGGCCTGGACCCAAACATGCTGGAGCTCAGCGAAGCAGAGCTAGGCCAGGGCAGCTATTCACTCACTCAGGGAAACTCTACCACCTCCGGACGCAAGAGGGCCAAGTCCAAAAATGGTGAGGGCGGTGAGCgcaagaggaagaagaatgcCTCAGCATCAGTGGCAGCAGCCTCGTCCTCTGGGGGAATGGCCCGTGACCTGGGCCTGCAGGACTTCAGCATGGAGCATCCCTCAGGCTCTGGCCCCACCATGCAGGGACGTACTCCCAAATTGGTCTTTAAAAAAGCTGGCCGCAAGGGCCTGGACAAGGGCCTTCTCTCTCTGGAAGACAGTGCTGACGGACAAAAACTGTTGGGCCAGAAAGCTGGCTCCATGGATCATGTGGAAAGTTCTGGCCTTGACAACATGGGTCTACTCCAGGTAGCTGGGGGCAACAAGCAGGGGCCCACCACCAGCAGCAACTACGATGATGCAATGCAGTTTGTGAAAAAGCGGCGCTACCTCCATGCAGTTAACAATGACTATGGAGCCAGCTCACTGCACATGGCATCCCAGGGAAGTAGTGTAATCCAGGGCTCCCTGGGGCCCGAACCCACGCTGGCAATGCTGGACTCCTCGCCTTTGGAACTCAAGCACGACAAGTCTGGCATTCCAGATGAAGTACTGCAAAGCCTGCTGGACCATTATAGCCATAAGCCAGAGGGGACACACCATCATGATGTGACTTTTGACCTGTCAGACCACCCACACCATGTGGACCTCCAGCCAGCAGCCCCTGTTACCCCTGAGTTGGAGGACGATTCACCCAATGGTGGTGATAAGACAGCTGTGATGAGCGAGTACTCAAAGTTCCTCCTGCAGGCCCTGGAGCGCACCAGCCATAGTGGACCCTTCCCCAGCCTTGGTCCAACAGGGCCTTTCCCACTCCTGTCCAGCAGCTCCAGTCCCACAGGGCCCCTGTTCTCTGACAAACACGGGTACACCACATCTCCACTGGATTGTGGCTACCCGCCTGCTGTCTCCTCCCCGCTGCCCATCGCCGCCCCTTCGTCGACTTCCTCATCGTCCTCCTCCAAATCCCACTATGGCATGCTCGTCGGCTCCCCCTCCCAGGCAGGCTACCACCTCACCTTGGAATCTACTAGCCACCAGCAGCTGACTCCATCTCAGGAACTGACCGAGCAGTTGGAGAAGCAGCACTCCCCCGGAGCCTTCAACCTACCTCCCCAGGACCTGACTGCCTCGGCAGAAGGCCCCAAGGGGCAGCAGCCCAAGGCTGGAGGGAGCACTGCGCCCACCAACGGTTCCAGCTACCCAGACCTGTCCCCACTGAACCCCCCTAAAGAACCCACGTACCAGATCGAGAACTTCGCCCAGGCCTTTGGCTCCCAGTTCAAGTCAGGGCGCCGGACCCCTCTGAGCTATGGCAGTGATCCTGGGGCAGAGGTCGACCACCGAATACGGACTCCAGTGTCAGAATTCTCAGGGTATACCAGTTTGTTAGCTGACGTCAGTGAGCCAGTGAGTACAGGATCAAAAACCCCGACAAGCCAAAGTTTCAGATAA
- the znf281b gene encoding zinc finger protein 281b isoform X1, with amino-acid sequence MSIIQDKLGNEFLRNGGMDPNFAPGMLMFSHLPPVTSFTRLASQSVMGELPQEMILKKERDSPPEHQGTTAANTGGFLHSMGIKQERLSELDYRMPLYGGGGGVGVNCAGGGAGKSGTDMPDMSFGNHHQNHQNMLLHDLSLSNVRSLGEPMSGRSGKEPKESSGRRGRRSNGDGQGGKARRKRNDAAKAMMLDADGACLSPNSKPHICEHCNAAFRSSYHLRRHVLIHTDRTGERPFRCSQCNMSFIQKYLLQRHEKIHSGEKPFSCDQCNMRFIQKYHMERHKRTHSGEKPYRCDTCQQFFSRTDRLLKHKRTCGEAIKKGLDPNMLELSEAELGQGSYSLTQGNSTTSGRKRAKSKNGEGGERKRKKNASASVAAASSSGGMARDLGLQDFSMEHPSGSGPTMQGRTPKLVFKKAGRKGLDKGLLSLEDSADGQKLLGQKAGSMDHVESSGLDNMGLLQVAGGNKQGPTTSSNYDDAMQFVKKRRYLHAVNNDYGASSLHMASQGSSVIQGSLGPEPTLAMLDSSPLELKHDKSGIPDEVLQSLLDHYSHKPEGTHHHDVTFDLSDHPHHVDLQPAAPVTPELEDDSPNGGDKTAVMSEYSKFLLQALERTSHSGPFPSLGPTGPFPLLSSSSSPTGPLFSDKHGYTTSPLDCGYPPAVSSPLPIAAPSSTSSSSSSKSHYGMLVGSPSQAGYHLTLESTSHQQLTPSQELTEQLEKQHSPGAFNLPPQDLTASAEGPKGQQPKAGGSTAPTNGSSYPDLSPLNPPKEPTYQIENFAQAFGSQFKSGRRTPLSYGSDPGAEVDHRIRTPVSEFSGYTSLLADVSEPVSTGSKTPTSQSFR; translated from the exons ATGAGTATTATTCAAGACAAATTAGGCAATGAGTTTTTGCGCAACGGTGGCATGGACCCCAATTTTGCACCAGGTATGCTTATGTTCAGCCACCTGCCGCCAGTCACCAGCTTTACACGGCTGGCCTCCCAGTCTGTTATGGGCGAGCTTCCCCAGGAGATGATCCTGAAGAAAGAACGTGACTCGCCCCCAGAACACCAGGGCACAACTGCTGCGAACACTGGGGGCTTCCTCCACAGCATGGGCATTAAGCAGGAGCGGCTAAGCGAGCTGGATTACCGAATGCCCCTCTATGGCGGAGGTGGAGGAGTAGGGGTGAACTGTGCTGGAGGGGGCGCGGGGAAGAGTGGCACTGACATGCCGGACATGTCTTTCGGCAACCACCACCAAAATCACCAGAACATGCTCCTGCATGATCTCAGCCTCAGCAACGTCCGTTCCCTTGGTGAACCG ATGTCTGGAAGATCGGGTAAAGAGCCAAAAGAGTCCTCAGGTAGAAGAGGGCGTAGGAGCAATGGAGATGGACAGGGAGGCAAAGCCAGAAGGAAACGCAACGATGCTGCAAAG GCCATGATGTTGGATGCAGATGGAGCCTGCCTGTCCCCCAACTCAAAACCACATATCTGTGAGCACTGTAATGCTGCCTTCCGCAGCTCCTACCACTTGCGCCGACATGTGCTCATACACACAG ATCGCACAGGTGAGAGGCCTTTCCGGTGCAGTCAGTGTAACATGAGCTTCATTCAGAAGTACCTGCTCCAGCGGCATGAGAAGATCCACAGCG GGGAGAAACCTTTTAGCTGTGACCAGTGTAACATGCGCTTTATCCAGAAGTACCATATGGAGCGGCACAAAAGGACACACAGCGGCGAGAAGCCATATCGCTGCGATACATGCCAACAA TTTTTCTCAAGAACAGACCGGTTACTGAAGCACAAACGGACTTGTGGAGAAGCCATAAAGAAGGGCCTGGACCCAAACATGCTGGAGCTCAGCGAAGCAGAGCTAGGCCAGGGCAGCTATTCACTCACTCAGGGAAACTCTACCACCTCCGGACGCAAGAGGGCCAAGTCCAAAAATGGTGAGGGCGGTGAGCgcaagaggaagaagaatgcCTCAGCATCAGTGGCAGCAGCCTCGTCCTCTGGGGGAATGGCCCGTGACCTGGGCCTGCAGGACTTCAGCATGGAGCATCCCTCAGGCTCTGGCCCCACCATGCAGGGACGTACTCCCAAATTGGTCTTTAAAAAAGCTGGCCGCAAGGGCCTGGACAAGGGCCTTCTCTCTCTGGAAGACAGTGCTGACGGACAAAAACTGTTGGGCCAGAAAGCTGGCTCCATGGATCATGTGGAAAGTTCTGGCCTTGACAACATGGGTCTACTCCAGGTAGCTGGGGGCAACAAGCAGGGGCCCACCACCAGCAGCAACTACGATGATGCAATGCAGTTTGTGAAAAAGCGGCGCTACCTCCATGCAGTTAACAATGACTATGGAGCCAGCTCACTGCACATGGCATCCCAGGGAAGTAGTGTAATCCAGGGCTCCCTGGGGCCCGAACCCACGCTGGCAATGCTGGACTCCTCGCCTTTGGAACTCAAGCACGACAAGTCTGGCATTCCAGATGAAGTACTGCAAAGCCTGCTGGACCATTATAGCCATAAGCCAGAGGGGACACACCATCATGATGTGACTTTTGACCTGTCAGACCACCCACACCATGTGGACCTCCAGCCAGCAGCCCCTGTTACCCCTGAGTTGGAGGACGATTCACCCAATGGTGGTGATAAGACAGCTGTGATGAGCGAGTACTCAAAGTTCCTCCTGCAGGCCCTGGAGCGCACCAGCCATAGTGGACCCTTCCCCAGCCTTGGTCCAACAGGGCCTTTCCCACTCCTGTCCAGCAGCTCCAGTCCCACAGGGCCCCTGTTCTCTGACAAACACGGGTACACCACATCTCCACTGGATTGTGGCTACCCGCCTGCTGTCTCCTCCCCGCTGCCCATCGCCGCCCCTTCGTCGACTTCCTCATCGTCCTCCTCCAAATCCCACTATGGCATGCTCGTCGGCTCCCCCTCCCAGGCAGGCTACCACCTCACCTTGGAATCTACTAGCCACCAGCAGCTGACTCCATCTCAGGAACTGACCGAGCAGTTGGAGAAGCAGCACTCCCCCGGAGCCTTCAACCTACCTCCCCAGGACCTGACTGCCTCGGCAGAAGGCCCCAAGGGGCAGCAGCCCAAGGCTGGAGGGAGCACTGCGCCCACCAACGGTTCCAGCTACCCAGACCTGTCCCCACTGAACCCCCCTAAAGAACCCACGTACCAGATCGAGAACTTCGCCCAGGCCTTTGGCTCCCAGTTCAAGTCAGGGCGCCGGACCCCTCTGAGCTATGGCAGTGATCCTGGGGCAGAGGTCGACCACCGAATACGGACTCCAGTGTCAGAATTCTCAGGGTATACCAGTTTGTTAGCTGACGTCAGTGAGCCAGTGAGTACAGGATCAAAAACCCCGACAAGCCAAAGTTTCAGATAA